Proteins encoded in a region of the Ornithodoros turicata isolate Travis chromosome 3, ASM3712646v1, whole genome shotgun sequence genome:
- the LOC135389283 gene encoding uncharacterized protein LOC135389283, whose translation MCFAFCVLAGLHPAKGSYRRRASSYRSYLSQYVFPETFPVVFPKDVEMFEKQNDVSINVYGYDKDEKYVYPIKVVDDQCKKHVDLLLIDFHFVLITNFNALFTPPGYFHCKRCTMGFTTPGVLADHLLMCKQQKVSKTIFPKKGETLSFAGEHLMSEVPFYCVYNFESVLSPCSGGGNVYEEHIPSSFCLLVIRSCDSYVLKKHIYRGADCVSVFMELLRNLHDELYAMLHETVPLQMTPGDELEHSEATHCNICKEPFTKKQKVRDHDHVSGEFRQSLCQGCNLKLRIPRKVPIIAHNANYDLGFIVAHLHLLRKTDIRVIASSCQKFKAIDIGVFRFIDSLSFLNASLDTLTKNLCDKGESNFRCLRQFFEEEDYFKLVVRKGVFCYNYVTSFERYDEPCLPSRDQFFNQLNGSEVSKEDYRHA comes from the coding sequence atgtgtttcgcattttgcgtacttgccggtctacatcctgcaaagggttcttacagacgcagagcttcatcctacaggtcatacctgtctcaatatgtatttccagagacatttcctgtagtgttcccgaaagatgtagaaatgtttgagaagcagaacgatgtgagcattaacgtgtacggttatgacaaagatgaaaaatatgtttacccgattaaggttgtcgacgaccagtgcaagaagcatgtcgacctactgctgattgacttccattttgtactcattactaatttcaatgctttgttcacaccacctggttattttcactgcaaacgatgtacgatgggtttcaccaccccgggtgtactcgccgatcatctactaatgtgtaaacaacaaaaagtgtccaagactatttttccaaagaagggtgagacactgtcgtttgccggagagcatttgatgtcggaagttcccttctactgtgtatacaactttgagagtgtactatcaccgtgttcgggaggcgggaatgtctacgaggaacacatcccttcatccttcTGTCTCCTCGTCATACGCTCGTGCGATTCGTACGTCTTGAAGAAACATATTTACCGTGGTGCAGACTGCGTTTCCGTTTTCATGGAACTATTGCGTAATTTGCATGATGAGCTGTATGCGATGTTGCACGAGACTGTGCCCTTGCAAATGACCCCAGGAGACGAACTCGAACATTCTGAAGCCACTCACTGTAACATCTGTAAAGAACCATTCACTAAGAAGCAGAAAGTGCGAGACCATGATCACGTAAGTGGAGAATTTCGCCAATCATTGTGTCAGGGATGTAATCTGAAACTGCGGATACCACGGAAAGTGCCCATCATTGCGCATAATGCCAATTATGACCTCGGATTCATAGTAGCTCATCTGCACCTGCTTCGGAAGACAGACATCAGAGTGATAGCCTCCAGTTGTCAAAAGTTTAAGGCTATAGACATTGGTGTGTTCCGCTTCATAGACTCGTTAAGCTTCCTCAATGCTAGTCTCGACACATTGACGAAAAATCTATGCGACAAAGGTGAATCTAACTTCAGGTGTCTGCGTCAGTTTTTCGAAGAGGAGGACTACTTCAAGTTGGTTGTACGTAAAGGGGTTTTCTGTTATAACTACGTTACCTCCTTTGAACGTTACGACGAGCCCTGTTTGCCATCACGTGACCAGTTCTTTAACCAACTGAACGGATCAGAAGTGAGCAAGGAAGATTACCGCCATGCGTAA